The genomic segment GCCGCGCACGCCAGCCAGGAATTCCGATTCCCCATTCCCACGATTCTGCCCTTCAAGATGGGCGGCGTTTTGTTCGCCGACGCCGGGAATGTCTGGCGCACCCCAGGTCAAGGAGACGCGAACAACGGCTTCGAAGTGAGGACCGACGCGGGGTTCGCCCTCCGGATCATCACGCCGATCGGACCGATCTCCGGCTACGTGGCCTTCAATCTGCAGCCCAAGGAGTTGGTCGAAGTGAAAACGACGTCGGCCGCCGAACAGGAGGCGGGCGCGGGTGCGTTCAAGCAGGTGGAGGGGATGGAAAGCCCGTTTCAGATCGGCTTCGCGATCGGGGAGTTCTTCTAGGGCAGTCCCTCTACGTCCCCTTCCCCCTCCTCACAAAGAAGGGGGATCTTCGTCCTCCCCTTTGTATGGGGAAGAGCGGTGGGGTAGACAGTTGGTCTACGCGGCCTGGTGGAAAAGGAGCCCGGCGATCTTCTGGATCTGCTCGTGCATCTTGAGGATCTGATCCTGCGGAATCTGCCGTTCAACCTTTCCGCTTTCCGGATCCCGGATCTGCACGACCAACGCGCCCGTATCCCGGTCGACGGAGAATCTCACGTCGCGACCCACCAACCCCAGCGTGCGCCGGGCGTCGTTGAGGGCGGCGTCGTCCTCTTCCCCCTTCTCGACCGGCTCAATATTCGGTCGCTGATCCTGCGCCAACTCGCCGTGAGACCCGCTCTCCCCCATATTGGACTGGACCGCCTGTGCCGGATCCAATGCAACCGTGTCGCCCCCCAAGTTGACGGCGGGCCGCGGCTGAATGGCCGGTCCGATCGCGGCTTTTGCTGCTTCGATTCTTTGTGCCATCTTCATCCCTCCTTGGATGTCTGGTTCTCCAAATAGAGTCATCGACACCTTCCTCCAGATCTTTAATCCGCCTGGCCACGCCAGATCCGGCCCGTTCCGGGCCGCATCCTCTCGTGGTCCCATGCCGTTCCACGCATGGGGAGACGGACTTCTCGGGTCCCCACTGTCGATGCCCGCGACGCGAAGCCCCTATGGCAAATCCTCTCGTCGTCCCGGTGCCAATCCCCATGCCCTTCCGATCACCGTCCCCGGAGGGGGTCGAAGCGGAGAGAAGAGGGCGGCTTCCGTCGTCTCACACGCCGCGGGTCCACTATCATTCATCGGCCGAACAAAGAGCTTACTTTAGGTTCGTATCGCATTGACTTCGCTCGAAAAATCAAAGATAAGGGGGCGCGATGCCGGGCAAACCTCAGGAGTCGATCGAAGTTTTCCCCAACGCCCATCCGGATCGGGACTATGTCGTCCGGATGGACTGCCCCGAATTCACCAGCCTCTGCCCCAAAACCGGCCAACCGGATTTCGGACGGCTGATCATCGAATACGTGCCGGACCGCCGGTGCATCGAGTTGAAGTCGCTCAAGCTCTACCTCTGGTCCTTCCGCAACAAGGGGATCTTCTATGAAGACGCGGTCAACCGGATTCTCAAGCATCTCACGGTTTTGAGCCGGCCCCGCTGGATGCGAGTGACCGGTCGTTTCAATGTTCGCGGCGGAATCGGCACGGACGTGACCGCTACGCAAGCCCGGAAGGGATTCGACGTGGACCGTCTTGTTCGCGCAGGAACCCTGTGATAGTTTCCGAGAGGAGTTGACCCCATGCGGATCATCGGCGGCGAAAAGGGAGGATTGACCCTGAGTCACCCAGGGCGGCGCGTGCGCGTGACCCTGGACAGTGTCCGCGAGACTCTTTTCAATATCCTCGGCGCATCCGTGGAGGGCGCTGCCGTTCTGGACCTTTTCGCCGGCAGCGGAAGTCTGGGGATCGAAGCACTGAGCCGGGGCGCCGCCCACTGCACCTTCGTCGAGAGGGATCGTTCGCTCACGCGCCTGCTCGCCGGAAATCTCGCCAGGCTCGGGCTGGAAAGTCGCGCACGAGTGATCACAGCCGACCTACGCCGCGTCCGCACGCCGGCCTGGCTCAAAGACCGCCCCTACGACGCGGTCTTCATGGATCCTCCCTACGAACGCGGGCTCACGGACATCTGCATGGACCTCCTGGCGCGGATCCAGTTCGGAGAGGAGCCTTGGGTCGTCTTGGAAAGCGGCTCGCGCGAAGAAGTGGTCCTACCCGAGGGCTGGGTCCTCGCACGCGACAAGAAATTCGGCCAGACCCGAGTGCGTTTTCTCGCTCCTGTCCCGGCCCAGGTTCGATCCGCCCTCACCACGGCCCTGAAGGCGGCGGCGGATTGGCCGGAGTGTGACACCGATGGCCGTCTGTGGAGCAACCCGGAAGGGACGACCCGTGCGTAGAAGTCTGCGACAGGACAGTCGCGGTGCCGCGGGCGGCAGGAGGACCAACTCCCCGGAGGGGAGCCGCCGAAGGCGGGGCGGCCTCGCCGTCTACCCGGGATCCTTCGATCCCATGACGCTGGGCCATGTCGACATCGTCCGTCGCGGCCTGAAAATCTTCGACCGCCTGATTATCGCCGTGGCGCGCAACGTGCGGAAGGAGCCTCTCTTCACCGCTCCCGAACGAATGAAAATGATCCGTCAGGTCTTCTCGGGCGAATCGAGAATCCGGGTCGAATCCTTCGACGGCCTCCTGGTGGATTTCTGCCGGGCGCGGGGAGCGCGGGTCATCATCCGTGGGCTCCGAGCCGTATCCGATTTCGAATACGAATTCCAGATGGCGCTCACCAACCGGAAAATGGAAGCCCAGGTCGAAACGTTTTTCATGATGGCCAACGAATCCTATTCCCACCTGAGCTCCATGCTCGTGAAGGAAATCGCCGGGTTGGGCGGCTCCGTGGAAAAAATGGTGCCGCCCATCGTTCATCGGATGCTCAAGGCCAGATTGAAAAAAGGAGGGAAGCGATGATTCCCCGCTTTCTTTTGTTTGATCTGAAATCTGAAATCTCAAATCTCAAATGGGGAGAATGCCGATGAGGGGTCCGCTCGCCGACCGCGTCAAAGAACTGAAGCCCTCGCCCACGCTCGCCATCACGGCCAAGGCCCGTGAGCTGCGCGCACAAGGCCACGACGTGGTGAGTTTCGGCGCCGGAGAACCGGATTTCGACACCCCGCAGAACGTGAAGGACGCCGCCTCCGCCGCTCTCCGCGCCGGCTTCACCAAGTACACGGCCGTGGGAGGGATCGACGACCTCAAAGCGGCCATCCGCGACCGTTTCCAGAAAGACTACACCCTCACGTACAAGCCGGAACAGATCGTCGTCTCCTGCGGAGCCAAGCACTCCCTGATGAACCTCTTCTGGGTCCTCCTCAATTCCGGCGATGAAGTCATCATCCCCGGCCCATACTGGGTGTCCTACCCGGAAATGGTGGCCCTCACCGGCGCCAAGCCCGTTCGGGTCATGGCCGAAGAGTCGGCCGGTTTCAAGGTCTCCGCGGATGCCGTGGCGCGCGCCGCCTCCAAACACACGAAGATGCTCATCCTCAACAGCCCGTGCAATCCCACCGGGGCCACCTACGCCAAATCGGATCTCGAGGAGATCGCCCGGGTCTGCTCCGAACACGACCTGTGGGTCATCTCGGATGAGATATATGACAAACTCATCTACGGCGGCGCCGTGCACACGTCCTTCCCCACTTTGTCGCCGGACGCGTACGAACGAACCCTTCTTGTGAATGGCGTGAGCAAGACGTACGCGATGACGGGGTGGCGGATCGGCTATGCGGCCGGGCGCGCGGACGTGATGAAAAGCGTTGCCGCTCTCCAGGGGCAAATGACATCCAACCCGACCTCGATCGCGCAAAAAGCCGCCGCCGAGGCCCTCAAGGGCGAACAGAAAGCCGTGGGCGAAATGGTCCGGGCCTTCGACGAGCGCCGTAGGTACATGCACGAGCGGCTGGTCCGCATGGAAAGCGTTCGTTGCTACGAATCGAAGGGAGCCTTTTACCTCTTCCCCAACTTCTCCTTCTACTATGGGAAGAAAAAGAACGGATTCGCCGTCAACAACTCCACGGAGCTGACCCGCTATCTCCTGGAAGAAGCCAAGGTGGCCGTGGTGCCCGGCGTGGAATTCGGGGACGACCGGTGCGTGCGGCTCTCCTACGCTATTTCACTGGACGAGATCAAGAAAGGCATGGATCGAATTGAAGCGGCGCTGGCGCAACTGAAGTGAAGTGTGATGAGTGAAGAGTGAAGTGAAATCCAGGAAGAAGAAATCCAGATCCTCCGCCTCTCGTCACCCATCACCCATCACCCATCACGGAGCGCCCCGGCTCCCGCGGCTGTGGGCTCCCTGGCGGATGGAATACATTCAACGGGGCAATTCCGGCGGATGCATCTTCTGCACGCTCCCGGCCGCCAAGCGGGACGAAGAAAACCTCATCCTCGCGCGGGCCCGGCACGGATTCGTGATCATGAACCGCTACCCCTATAGCAACGCGCACGTGATGGTTGCGCCGTATGAGCATACTTCGGATCTCCTGGGCGTGAGCGAAGAGGCGCGCGGATCCCTCATGACTCTCGTCGGGCACGCCATTCGCATCCTTCAAACGGCCTACAAGGCCGACGGACTTAATATCGGCGCAAACCTGGGCCGGGCAGCCGGCGCGGGCTACGACGGCCATCTCCATTTCCACGTCGTTCCCCGATGGCTGGGGGACACCAACTTCATGCCGATTCTCGGTGAGACGAAAGTCATCACGCAATCTCTTTCCGATACCTACCGACAGCTCCTGCCCCACTTCCAAGCCGTTTCGACTGCGTGAATGTGCATGGGTGAAGGGAATTCGACCCGTCAATACCGGCAAGATTCAGGACTGACCGCAAGCATCGCCGCTCACGGGATCACGGGGTCACGAGTCATGAACATCCCAAGCCTACGGCCCACGGCTCGAAAACCCAACGGGCTGGCCGTGGAATTCCTGACCCGTCGCGGAGGAACCAGCCCGGTCCCCTACAACGATCTGAATCTCGGCAACCGGGTGGGCGACGAGGAGTCCAACGTTCAACGGAACTTCGAACTCGTGGATACAGCCTTCGGCATCCGCCCCGGCCACCTGAAGGTGCTCCACCAGGTGCACGGAAATCGAATCCTGGTCGCGGGAATGGCGAAAAGCGAGAACGGAACCGCCGAGCCGGAAGCCGATGGATGGATAACGGATCAACCCGGACTCTTCATCGGCATCCGAACGGCGGACTGTCTCCCCATCCTCGCGTGGGATGCGCAACGGGGCATCGTGGGCGCGGCCCACGCGGGCTGGAGAGGCACGCACGCCGGCATCGCCGGAGAACTCGTGAACCGATTCGGCAGGGATTTCGGATGCCGGCCATCCGATCTCCACTTCGCCCTGGGTCCGGCCATCGGCCCCTGCTGCTACCACGTGGGAAAGGATTTGCTCGACACGATTGGAACGGCCGGAAAACCGTTTCTCTATGAAGCCCGCGGCTTCGTCTCGGTCGACCTCTGGGCCTGGAATCGAAGCCAACTCGTATCGGCTGGGGTGGAGCCGAAATCCATCGAGGCCATCAGCTTCTGCACCTCCTGCACCCCCGACCAGTTCTTCTCCAACCGTCGCGACGGTCCCCGTACCGGCCGCCAGCTCTCCTTCATCGGACTCTCCTGACATGTCGCGTCCCCGGACTCGAATCCTTGTTTATGTTGGAAAGGGCGGCGTGGGGAAGACCACGATGTCGGCGGCGACGGGACTGCATCTCGCGAAGCGAGGCGTAATGACACTCGTTGTCAGCACCGACCCCGCCCATACGCTTGGAGATCTTCTCGGCCGGCCTGTCCTCGGCGAGATCACCCGCCTAGCCCCGAACCTGGAGGCGTTGGAGATCAATCCATATCGTGAGATTGAGCGGCGATCCAAGGAGATCCTCCGATATCTCCGCCACCTTATGGCCGGCCGGGGCTACCACGACATGATGATCCAGGAACTCCTCACCTTTCCGGGAGTCGACGAAATCGTTTCCCTCATGCGGCTCAAGGAGCTTCACGCCGACGGGCGTTGGGAGGCTATCGTGGTCGATACCGCTCCCTCCGGAGGCGCGCTCAAGCTCTTCGTCCTCCCCGAAGCTGCTCACTGGTACATGAACAAGATCTACCCGGGAGAGAAGAAACTCCTCCTTCTCCTCAAGCCGCTGGCAGATCGAATCACGGCCTCCGCACTCCCCGATGCGCCCGTCTACGACGCGCTCGAAAGCCTCTACGGCGATCTCGTGGACATCAAGGACATCCTGAAAGACCGAAAAACAACCTCCTTCCGGCTCGTGCTCACCCCCGAGCAACTCGTTCTCCAGGAAAGCATGCGCGTATACGCTTACTTGTCCCTCCACGGATTTCAGACCGATTGCGTGATTGTGAACAAAGACCGAGGCGCGTTGCCCCGCCGGAACGGGAGTCCGGGCGAATCCGTTTCTGAAAAGATTCGCGAAACGTTCCCCGATCTCAAGATCCTCCGACTGGAACACGCCCGCCGAGATCCCACCGATCGACAAGTTCTCCTTGGGTTCGCCCGCGAAGTCTACCGACAGGCGGATCCGCTCAGGGTCATGTCGCGTACCAATCCCATCGAATATGAGATAGACGGCGGCGGAATCAAGCTGTTTGTCCGCATGCCCGGACTGCGCAAGAGCGAACTGAAACTCCACACTCACAATCGGCATCTCGTTCTGGAAGCACGGAACGTCCGACGGATCGTCCCCCTGCCCGACTCGTTCTCGGAGTACCAGGCGGATGGAGCGCGACTTGAGGGCGGAATCCTCCGCGTGGATTTCAAGCCCAACGTCATCCGGAAACTGCACCCATGAGCGTTTCCAAATCGACCACCCCCCGCACCCGCCGAAGCTCCCGTCGTCCCCTTCCGCCGGCCGGCTCGGAATTCATCGAGGAATCGCGCGACCATTTCTACCGCGCGGGGATGGAATTCCTCCTGGCCCTCCGGACTTTTGGAGAAGGCTGGCTCGCCCGGATGGACATAAGCACGGAGCGCCCGGATTCATGGACGGATTCGCTCCGGACGATCCTCAATGAAATCGCGCATCTCACAGAGACCTACGCGAAGGGGGGGCCGGATATCCGCCAGGGAAACGCCCTTCAGGAACTGATCGAGGTGCTCGACGCCGAGCTGGATGCCATCACCCCCCCGATGGACGAGCACAAGCGGGCCTATCGCGATGCACTCCTTGGGGTCAAACGTGTCCTCGCCCGGCGGGGTGTATCCCACCGCTCTCCTGAATCGGCAAAAACCTCATCGACGGTCGCCAGGACGGGCTTCCGCCCTGTGCGTATTGATTGATCGATCCCCCGGAAATCGGTCTCGCAGCCGAGGCTGGATCAATCCGAGGTCCTGGAACCGAGGAACCAGCCCACGCCGAAGATGGCCGAGCCGATGGATAGAAGGACATAGTCAAGAAAGCCCCCCGGGCCGGGCGCCATGAACCGGAAGGCCGCCACAGCCCCTACGAACAACCCAGTGATTTCGAAGCCCAATGGGATGCTCCGCACAAGAAACAATAGTAGCGCGCTTCCGCACGATCTTCAAATCCCTCCCCATCGGAGATAGAATAGGCGCGACATGAGAGCCTCCAGCCTCACCGCCGTCTCCGGCCAATGGATCGAGAACTTGGGCGGTGGGCTTCTCGAGCGGATGGAGCAGTTCCGCGGTGTATCCTCCCTTCTCCGTGAATCCCTCTGGAAAGCCATTCGAATGGGCGGAACGGGCCGGCGCACGCTCTGGCGGGTCTTCACCCGTCAATTCTATTTCACGGGCGTCCAGGCGTTCGGCATCGTGGGCGTGGTCAGCCTCGTCATCGGCATCGTCCTCGTAGTGGAAGTCATGAGCCTGGCGCGCGATGCCGCCGCTCAAGGACTTCTGGGGAATCTCATGGTGTGGATCGTGTTCCGGGAACTCGCGCCGCTCCTCACCATGCTGCTCGTCATTGCGCGGAGCGGAACGGCGATTAGTTCCGAAATGGCCACGATGAAACTGGGCGGCGAAATTCAGGAATTGGAATTCATGGGAATTGATCCCGTTCACTATCTTGTCGTGCCGCGCCTCCTGGCCGCGTCGCTTTCCATGGTCTGCCTCAATTTCTCCTTTTCGCTCATCGCGATCCTGGGCGGTATCACCATGGCGTGGGCCCTCATGGATGCATCGTGGGGAAACCTCGTGGGCGACGTCCTCGGCACGATGAAGCTGTCCGGCATTTTCTTCAGTTTCCTCAAGTCCTTCCTCTCCGGACTCCTCGTGGCCGCGATTTGCTGCTACCGGGGCCTGCAAGTCCAACAGAGCCCGACTGAAATTCCGCGGGAGACGGCGCGGGCCGTGGTGGAAAGCCTCACCGCCGCTTTCGCCGTCAGCGGCCTTGTGTCCGCCGTTTTCTATCTCTTCTTCGCCTGATGGATCTGCGATCTCAAATCTCAAATCTGAAATCACCGGACCACGAGGTCGTGGGGTGATCGATATCCTGGATCTCCAAGTCACAAACAAGGACGGCCATCCCGTCTTCGATCACGCGGAACTGCGTCTGGATAAGGGGGTGCGCGTCGGCGTGCACGGTCACCACGGCACTGGGAAGACTCTCCTGATCCAACTTCTCATGGGCGAGGCCAGACCGACCCGGGGAGAGATCAAGCTGGACGGACTATCACTCTTTTCACTTCCGAGGCCTGAACTTTTCAGGTTGCGAAAGAACGTCGGCTACATACCCAGAGACGACGCCCTGATCAACAATCTGCCGATCCTTGAAAATCTGGTGTTTCCCGCCTTGTATCACGCCCTCTGCGCGGAAGCGGAGGCGTTGGAACGGGCGCTGGCCGCTATTGATATCATCGGCATGCGGGGAATTCTCCACCAGATGCCGGGCGCCATCTCGCAGGGGCAGCGCCGCATCCTCTCCGCGGTTCGCGCGCTGGTGGGGCGCCCTAAGTTCATGTTCGGCGACGACATCACTTTCGGCCTCCAGGCGGCGGATCTCAAAATCCTGGCCTCCCTGATCGAATGGTCGGGACGGGTTTTCCCGGACCTGTGCTGGTTCGTCACCTCTCTCAACCACCTTTCATTGGAACACCTCGGACTGAATCGGATCCTGGCCATCGAGCACGGCCGGTTCAAAGGGGCAAATTGATGGCCGACGCGACGCTCCAGACTCCCGCCTACAAACGGATGAAACGCCGCGCGGGCCTCCTGGGCTTGTTGGTGTCGGGTACTCTGATTGTAGCGGGTGTGTTCATCGCGCGCGAAAAAGGACTCTTCACTCAAACACGGGAGTATCGAATCCGAGCGAAAACAGGAAATGATTTGTTCGTCGGGATGGACGTCAAGCTCCTGGGCGTCAAGATCGGCACGCTCAAAGAGCTCCGCATGACGCCGGAAGCCAAGATTTCAGGCGTGGTCGAAGTCGATTCCGCGTTTGAGCGATGGGTTCGAGCGGACTCCGAACTTCAAATTCTGAAGTCCGGCTTTATCGGCGGGGCCTACCTGGAAATGACAAAGGGGACTCCCGAGGCTCCCGCCCTTCCCGTGATGGGAACGATCGATGTCCGCGCGGTGGGCGGGTTGGAGGATATCGCCGAAAATGTCAGCCAACTCATCGGAAGGTTGAACAAGGTGGTGGAGTACATCGACGACCCCGGCGGCGACGTAAAGAAAACCCTCGTCCATGCCGAGCACATCGCGGGGGACGTGGAACTGATGATGGCCGACATCCACAAGGCGTCGCCGGATGTGCCGAAAATTTCCAAGAATGTCGCGGATGCCACCGAAAAGGCCAATGCGCTGATCGCTTCCACGCAGGAAACCGTCGAGAAAATGACGCAGATCGCCGAGCGACTCGATGAAGTGATGGTGCTGGTGAAGGAAACCGCCTCGAAGATTACCCTCGCGGCACAGGACGCGCAGAAAATGATCGGCGACGTCGGCCGCGTCGCCTCCACCCTTCCGGAAACGGTGGATACCGCCGAACGCGCCCTGCGGGAAGTGACCAACCTGAGCCGGGACCTCCGCGAAGGGTGGCTGGTCAAATCCATCTCCAAGGAGGAAGGCGACAAGGGCGGACCGAAGCTTCAGACGGTGAAAAGACTGCTCGCCGACACCGAGATCGCAATCTCGGAGGAGAAATTCGATACGGCGCTGGCCAAATTGGCCCGGGCACTCGAAACGGCAAGAAGCATCGATGACCAGGAGGGCATTCTTCGAGGGCTCACGCTGCTCGGGAGCGTGTATCAGCAGATCGACCGCGAGAATGAAGCGGAGAAGCCATTGAAGGAAGCGTATGCGCGATCGGCTTCGATGACGCTCTCTCCTCAAGCCGCAGAGGCGGCGATCCGATGGGCCGAGTGGAACGTGAACCGGAGCGACTTCGCCGAGGCATCGACCGCGCTCCGGCGCGCTGAACCTTTCGCCGAGAAGCAGAAAGACAGCCCCGCCGCTCTTCGGTTTCGCTGGGTGCGCGCGCTCACCCTCGCCGGCCAGGGCCAACTCGATTCCGCCGGCTCCGAAATTCAACTCGCGGTGAAAAGGGCGGACAGGGTCTTGAAACCGCTGGATCGCGGACGAGTCTACGAAGCGGCGGGCGACATTGCAGTGATACAGGGGCGGGCAGGCGAATCGGTATCTCTATACGATGCGGCCCTGCAAAGTTACAAGAACTCCGCAACGTCCGTGAAAATCGGCCGAACCCTGGTGAAGTTGGCCCAAGCCTATCAATCGCAGAAACAACCGGAACGATCGCTCGAACACCTCGCGCGGGCGTACGACGTCCAGAAGGCCAGCGGCCAGAATGACTCGGCCCTGCAGACGCTTGACACGATGGTGCCCATCCTCAAGGAGAAAAAGGCCGCCGACCAGCTCTCCTGGGTGGAGCAGGAAAAGAAAACACTCCGCCGCCCGGGGAAGTAGCCGAATTCTACCGATTTTCCGGGGGAAGAGGGACAGACGCAGTCGTCCGGCCGAAATCGGAAATCGGGTTTACCTTTACGCCCCGATTGGAAAGCGTGACCACATCGTCTTGAATCACGATGCTTCGAGTGGGATTGACGTAGCAGTAGGAATACTGCTTCGGCGTCGGTTCCGTGCAAAACTCCCAATGGTCCACCTGGCCGAGAAGTTGGAAGCCCGATGCAGTCGTCACGTTGTAAACTTGGTGCCCCGAAAAGCCTGACGTCCGGTAGGAACCCTTCCCTTTTTCATAGCTCCACTCGCTCCATTCCAAGGGAAGAGCCAGCAAGTTTTTCGGCGCGAAATAGTTGAAGGCCAGGTGATCATAGGTCGCTTTCGAATACCCTGTCGGAATGCTGAGCTTGTGGATCCGCAGGGGATTATTCAGGTCTCCCACGTCGAACATCGAGAGCGCCAAGCCCAGGATTCGACCGTCGGCGTCCCCGTCGTACCCGATGGATAGCAGATGCGTATCATCCATGGGGTGCAGGTAGGTCGAATACCCCGGCAGTTCCAATTTGCCGGCGAGTTTGGGAGCGGTGGGATCTTTCAAATCGATGACAAAAAGCGGATCCGTCTGCCGGAACGTGACGACGTAGCCGGCGTCCCCGATGAATC from the Nitrospirota bacterium genome contains:
- a CDS encoding flagellar protein FlaG, which translates into the protein MAQRIEAAKAAIGPAIQPRPAVNLGGDTVALDPAQAVQSNMGESGSHGELAQDQRPNIEPVEKGEEDDAALNDARRTLGLVGRDVRFSVDRDTGALVVQIRDPESGKVERQIPQDQILKMHEQIQKIAGLLFHQAA
- the queF gene encoding NADPH-dependent 7-cyano-7-deazaguanine reductase QueF → MPGKPQESIEVFPNAHPDRDYVVRMDCPEFTSLCPKTGQPDFGRLIIEYVPDRRCIELKSLKLYLWSFRNKGIFYEDAVNRILKHLTVLSRPRWMRVTGRFNVRGGIGTDVTATQARKGFDVDRLVRAGTL
- the rsmD gene encoding 16S rRNA (guanine(966)-N(2))-methyltransferase RsmD, with amino-acid sequence MRIIGGEKGGLTLSHPGRRVRVTLDSVRETLFNILGASVEGAAVLDLFAGSGSLGIEALSRGAAHCTFVERDRSLTRLLAGNLARLGLESRARVITADLRRVRTPAWLKDRPYDAVFMDPPYERGLTDICMDLLARIQFGEEPWVVLESGSREEVVLPEGWVLARDKKFGQTRVRFLAPVPAQVRSALTTALKAAADWPECDTDGRLWSNPEGTTRA
- the coaD gene encoding pantetheine-phosphate adenylyltransferase produces the protein MAVCGATRKGRPVRRSLRQDSRGAAGGRRTNSPEGSRRRRGGLAVYPGSFDPMTLGHVDIVRRGLKIFDRLIIAVARNVRKEPLFTAPERMKMIRQVFSGESRIRVESFDGLLVDFCRARGARVIIRGLRAVSDFEYEFQMALTNRKMEAQVETFFMMANESYSHLSSMLVKEIAGLGGSVEKMVPPIVHRMLKARLKKGGKR
- a CDS encoding pyridoxal phosphate-dependent aminotransferase, which produces MRGPLADRVKELKPSPTLAITAKARELRAQGHDVVSFGAGEPDFDTPQNVKDAASAALRAGFTKYTAVGGIDDLKAAIRDRFQKDYTLTYKPEQIVVSCGAKHSLMNLFWVLLNSGDEVIIPGPYWVSYPEMVALTGAKPVRVMAEESAGFKVSADAVARAASKHTKMLILNSPCNPTGATYAKSDLEEIARVCSEHDLWVISDEIYDKLIYGGAVHTSFPTLSPDAYERTLLVNGVSKTYAMTGWRIGYAAGRADVMKSVAALQGQMTSNPTSIAQKAAAEALKGEQKAVGEMVRAFDERRRYMHERLVRMESVRCYESKGAFYLFPNFSFYYGKKKNGFAVNNSTELTRYLLEEAKVAVVPGVEFGDDRCVRLSYAISLDEIKKGMDRIEAALAQLK
- a CDS encoding HIT domain-containing protein; this encodes MEYIQRGNSGGCIFCTLPAAKRDEENLILARARHGFVIMNRYPYSNAHVMVAPYEHTSDLLGVSEEARGSLMTLVGHAIRILQTAYKADGLNIGANLGRAAGAGYDGHLHFHVVPRWLGDTNFMPILGETKVITQSLSDTYRQLLPHFQAVSTA
- the pgeF gene encoding peptidoglycan editing factor PgeF; this encodes MNIPSLRPTARKPNGLAVEFLTRRGGTSPVPYNDLNLGNRVGDEESNVQRNFELVDTAFGIRPGHLKVLHQVHGNRILVAGMAKSENGTAEPEADGWITDQPGLFIGIRTADCLPILAWDAQRGIVGAAHAGWRGTHAGIAGELVNRFGRDFGCRPSDLHFALGPAIGPCCYHVGKDLLDTIGTAGKPFLYEARGFVSVDLWAWNRSQLVSAGVEPKSIEAISFCTSCTPDQFFSNRRDGPRTGRQLSFIGLS
- a CDS encoding ArsA family ATPase; this translates as MSRPRTRILVYVGKGGVGKTTMSAATGLHLAKRGVMTLVVSTDPAHTLGDLLGRPVLGEITRLAPNLEALEINPYREIERRSKEILRYLRHLMAGRGYHDMMIQELLTFPGVDEIVSLMRLKELHADGRWEAIVVDTAPSGGALKLFVLPEAAHWYMNKIYPGEKKLLLLLKPLADRITASALPDAPVYDALESLYGDLVDIKDILKDRKTTSFRLVLTPEQLVLQESMRVYAYLSLHGFQTDCVIVNKDRGALPRRNGSPGESVSEKIRETFPDLKILRLEHARRDPTDRQVLLGFAREVYRQADPLRVMSRTNPIEYEIDGGGIKLFVRMPGLRKSELKLHTHNRHLVLEARNVRRIVPLPDSFSEYQADGARLEGGILRVDFKPNVIRKLHP
- a CDS encoding ABC transporter permease — protein: MRASSLTAVSGQWIENLGGGLLERMEQFRGVSSLLRESLWKAIRMGGTGRRTLWRVFTRQFYFTGVQAFGIVGVVSLVIGIVLVVEVMSLARDAAAQGLLGNLMVWIVFRELAPLLTMLLVIARSGTAISSEMATMKLGGEIQELEFMGIDPVHYLVVPRLLAASLSMVCLNFSFSLIAILGGITMAWALMDASWGNLVGDVLGTMKLSGIFFSFLKSFLSGLLVAAICCYRGLQVQQSPTEIPRETARAVVESLTAAFAVSGLVSAVFYLFFA
- a CDS encoding ATP-binding cassette domain-containing protein encodes the protein MIDILDLQVTNKDGHPVFDHAELRLDKGVRVGVHGHHGTGKTLLIQLLMGEARPTRGEIKLDGLSLFSLPRPELFRLRKNVGYIPRDDALINNLPILENLVFPALYHALCAEAEALERALAAIDIIGMRGILHQMPGAISQGQRRILSAVRALVGRPKFMFGDDITFGLQAADLKILASLIEWSGRVFPDLCWFVTSLNHLSLEHLGLNRILAIEHGRFKGAN
- a CDS encoding tetratricopeptide repeat protein, whose translation is MADATLQTPAYKRMKRRAGLLGLLVSGTLIVAGVFIAREKGLFTQTREYRIRAKTGNDLFVGMDVKLLGVKIGTLKELRMTPEAKISGVVEVDSAFERWVRADSELQILKSGFIGGAYLEMTKGTPEAPALPVMGTIDVRAVGGLEDIAENVSQLIGRLNKVVEYIDDPGGDVKKTLVHAEHIAGDVELMMADIHKASPDVPKISKNVADATEKANALIASTQETVEKMTQIAERLDEVMVLVKETASKITLAAQDAQKMIGDVGRVASTLPETVDTAERALREVTNLSRDLREGWLVKSISKEEGDKGGPKLQTVKRLLADTEIAISEEKFDTALAKLARALETARSIDDQEGILRGLTLLGSVYQQIDRENEAEKPLKEAYARSASMTLSPQAAEAAIRWAEWNVNRSDFAEASTALRRAEPFAEKQKDSPAALRFRWVRALTLAGQGQLDSAGSEIQLAVKRADRVLKPLDRGRVYEAAGDIAVIQGRAGESVSLYDAALQSYKNSATSVKIGRTLVKLAQAYQSQKQPERSLEHLARAYDVQKASGQNDSALQTLDTMVPILKEKKAADQLSWVEQEKKTLRRPGK